Proteins from one bacterium genomic window:
- the lptC gene encoding LPS export ABC transporter periplasmic protein LptC has translation MSSTTRSAVLMARRVMLWAIPIVLVAALAWSLMPRGGPQPNTAPRPPAAATPPQQGGTAQTPVSSGAQAPAAADSRAAQAGKGIPNGEMRSGHLVDTDASGRRRWQITADDIALAEGGQVMHLRNVHAVFYDPNGSAMTVSGARGVYDTRTKEVRMTGDVHGVSANGRQIFADELNYAPGTEQVTGTGNIRVVEERVIMYSDRMVSDTRLGQTQFFGHVHMTVR, from the coding sequence ATGTCGAGTACCACGAGATCCGCGGTGTTGATGGCACGCCGGGTCATGCTGTGGGCGATTCCGATCGTCCTCGTTGCCGCGCTGGCCTGGAGTCTCATGCCGCGGGGAGGCCCGCAGCCGAACACCGCGCCGCGGCCACCCGCCGCCGCGACACCGCCGCAACAGGGCGGCACCGCACAGACGCCGGTATCGTCCGGCGCACAAGCCCCGGCCGCGGCCGATTCGCGCGCCGCGCAGGCCGGGAAGGGGATTCCGAACGGCGAGATGCGGTCGGGTCATCTCGTGGACACCGACGCCTCGGGCCGTCGGCGATGGCAAATCACCGCCGACGACATCGCGCTGGCGGAGGGCGGACAGGTGATGCATCTGCGAAACGTGCACGCGGTGTTCTACGACCCGAACGGATCCGCGATGACCGTGAGCGGCGCCCGGGGAGTGTACGACACCCGCACCAAGGAGGTGCGGATGACCGGGGACGTCCACGGCGTCAGCGCGAACGGCCGGCAGATCTTCGCCGACGAGCTCAACTATGCTCCCGGGACGGAGCAGGTCACCGGGACCGGCAACATCCGCGTGGTCGAGGAGCGCGTCATCATGTACTCGGACCGAATGGTCTCCGACACACGGCTCGGGCAGACGCAGTTCTTCGGCCACGTGCACATGACGGTGCGGTGA
- the lpxB gene encoding lipid-A-disaccharide synthase, translating to MPVATSSAARVVVIAGEVSGDHQGRGLIAALRRARPDLSVSAVGGPEMAAAGADVLVDSTRWGVIGYAEAYVRLPVFAARFWRIVRLVERVRPDLLLLIDFPGMNREVVARFSGRLPIAYFFPPQTYGRRGTSAIRMARAAVRLLAVFPFEAEAYRRAGADVVYVGHPAVDAADRASARREAVRAEWGAGGATVLGLLPGSRAQEVRSLLAPMLDAARELGRRRPVRCVLPLAAPFLHSEVASAIARSGVDVRVVDGRALDVMAAADAIVVASGTAPVEAACVGVPMVVVYRVSAITEWIARRFVLTPEVGSAGFSTPSIVLGRPVVPELLQRAVTGPRIYDELSRLFDGGAERQRVDLAAVRERLGPAGVLNRVAAEVLGMLDRRAEATIR from the coding sequence GTGCCGGTCGCGACATCATCCGCCGCACGCGTTGTCGTTATCGCCGGGGAGGTCTCGGGGGATCACCAGGGGCGCGGGCTGATCGCCGCGCTCCGCCGTGCGCGTCCGGATCTCTCCGTGTCGGCGGTCGGCGGTCCGGAGATGGCGGCCGCGGGGGCGGACGTGCTGGTGGACAGCACGCGCTGGGGGGTGATCGGCTACGCCGAAGCGTACGTGCGGCTGCCCGTGTTTGCCGCCCGGTTCTGGCGCATCGTTCGGCTGGTTGAGCGCGTGCGCCCGGATCTGCTGCTGCTGATCGATTTCCCCGGGATGAACCGGGAGGTCGTGGCGCGGTTCTCCGGGCGGCTGCCGATCGCCTATTTCTTTCCTCCGCAGACGTACGGCCGGCGCGGGACGTCCGCCATCCGCATGGCGCGGGCCGCGGTGCGCCTGCTGGCCGTGTTTCCGTTCGAGGCCGAGGCGTACCGCCGCGCCGGGGCCGACGTCGTGTACGTGGGACATCCTGCGGTGGACGCGGCGGACCGGGCATCGGCGAGGCGGGAGGCGGTGCGCGCCGAGTGGGGCGCTGGGGGCGCGACGGTGCTCGGGTTGCTGCCGGGGAGTCGAGCGCAGGAGGTGCGCAGCCTGCTGGCGCCGATGCTCGACGCGGCGCGCGAGCTCGGCCGGAGGCGGCCGGTCCGGTGCGTGTTGCCGCTCGCCGCTCCCTTTCTGCACTCTGAGGTCGCGTCGGCGATCGCGCGCTCCGGCGTCGACGTCCGGGTGGTCGACGGCCGCGCCCTCGACGTCATGGCCGCGGCGGACGCCATCGTCGTGGCCTCGGGCACCGCGCCGGTGGAGGCGGCATGCGTGGGCGTGCCGATGGTGGTGGTGTACCGTGTCTCGGCGATCACGGAGTGGATCGCGCGACGGTTTGTCCTGACGCCGGAGGTCGGCTCGGCGGGATTCTCGACCCCGAGCATCGTGCTGGGGCGTCCGGTCGTTCCGGAACTGCTGCAGCGGGCGGTCACCGGCCCGCGGATTTACGATGAGCTCTCGCGGCTCTTCGATGGCGGCGCCGAGCGCCAGCGTGTCGACCTCGCGGCGGTACGCGAGCGCCTCGGGCCGGCCGGTGTGTTGAACCGCGTCGCGGCCGAGGTTCTCGGCATGCTGGACAGGCGGGCGGAGGCCACGATACGATAG